TGTTTGTGCTAGAAAATGTGTAAAAAGTATCCTATGTACTGTTTTAGCCTATTAACTTTTGAATTTTGGAATTTGAAATCAGCCTAAAGCGATTTTTTTACAGAATTAAGTTTAAAATTCAGTTTCAGGATTACGAAATATCTTCTCAAGCTGCCGCCAAATTTTAGTGACGTTCATCAGGTAATTGCTGTGGAAATTTATCAGCTTAGGGTGTTTTTAGAAGTTGCGAAATACTTAAGTTTTACTGAGGCAGCAGATGCCCTGAATTTAACGCAACCAGCTGTTAGTGCCAAAATTCGATCGCTCGAAGCAGAATTAAAAACGTCTCTGTTTCATCGATTGGGACGACGAGTTGAGCTTACTTTAGTGGGACAATATTTGCTGGATAAAGGCCCGGAATTAGTTAATTTAGAAGCGCGGTTAACCCAAGAAATAGAAGAAATTAAGCGAGGAAAATTAAGCAGCTTAAAGGTTGGCTGCATTTCAGCAACAGCCGATCATTGGTTGCCAACCCTACTCTTTCGCTATCGTCAGCAATACCCGCAAGTGCAAACACAATGCGTGCAATTTAATTGGCCCGATCAGCTACATCGCGCAATTACTTCTGGAGAAATTGATGTGGCAATTTCCGATCTTAGTTTCTCTGGATTTGATGAAATTTCCGAGACAATTATTGATACGATTCAATATTCTCTTGTTGTTTCTGCAAGTCATCCTCTGGTAAAGCAATCGTGGTTAAGTTTAAAAGAATTGCGAAATCAACCTTGGGTTTTACCACCGGAAGGCTTTCCAAATCGAATTATTTTAGATAAGCGATTAGAAGAACTGGGGATTAATTGGTCGAGTTTCTCTAAAGTTGAGGTTGCTGATTCTCCGAATTTAATCCGAACTTACTTACTCGAAGGGTATTATCTTAGTTTTGCTTCTAATCTAGAGTTTCAGATCGAACAGCAAACGAATCTGCTCAAAATGATGCCGTTGGAAGAGTTTGCTTTGGGTACACCGCTGTTTTTACTTTTACCCAAACGATTCAGTGCTTGCTTGGAGTCTTGCCATCAACCCAGTTTGAATAAGAATCAGGAACTCGAACCGATTCAGAACTTTGTAAAGCTGGCGCGGGAAGGAATTCAACCTTTTGGAAAGGGGATGACAAAAAATGTGCGAGGCGATCGATCGATCGCCTCGCAAACAACCAATTCCGCGCCAAACATCAATCAAAGTTCGCATCCCCTAATCACCCGATTTCAATCTCCCAGTTTCCAAGCTCGATCGCATACCGCCCAGTCAGCCACAACACCAACCAAAACATTAACGCTGACGATCGGCATCCAAAATCATACGATTCAAACTGCAACTGCTGGTCTGATTATGCAGCGATTAGGGCTGCTGGAACATTTTCTGCCCCGTGAAGGGCGTTATAGCGGCACGCAATATCAGATTCAGTGGTGGAACTATTCTTCAGGCGCACCGATCGTTGAAGGATTGCATTCAAAGCAAATCGACATTGGGGTACTGGGCGATTATCCCCTGCTGCTAAGTGCGGTACAGCAGAATATCGAGACTTTAGCCGAGACGCGCTTAATTAGCTTTGTCGCCAGCAATCCCGATGGCGCAGGTAATGATGTTATTGTGCCTCACCGATCGTTGTTAAACAGTTTTGAAGATCTTAAAGGTCGTGTGATTGCTGTACCATTTAGCTCTGCGGCTCATGGCATGATGATGCGATCGCTCTATCGCAAACAGTTGCTTGATGATGTTCGACTCACTTCGATCGACACGCTCAATCCGCATTCCGCCAACAAACGGACTCACTTAGTAGACGGTTACGCCTACTTTGCCCCCTTCCATGAAATTGCCAAGCATAAAGGAGGATTTCGACGTTTGCTTGAAGGCGATCGAGACAGGCTCCCCACCTTTCATGGCGTTGTTGTGCAGCAAGCACTAACCGAAGTCTATCCAGAAGTCGTGGTTGCTTATCTCAAGGCACTGCTAGCAGCCCAGTATTGGTACACAACGAATCCCCTTGCCCCAACCCTCGTGAGCCGTTGGATCGATTTGGATGCTGCGATCGTCTCCAAAACCCTCTATGTTGAGGGTCAAAACCATGCAGAAGGCATCTTTTTTCCAGAAACTCAAATTCGGCTCGATTGGATTAACGAGCATATTCGCCAGTTGACGATGATTACTGGCAACGAACACCTAAGCCAGATTAATCTCGATCGCTGGGTGCAAGCAGAGTTTTTAGAGAAAGCAATGGCAACGCTTTAATTTAGTAAATTTCAGCCGCTCTGATTGAGTAGTTCCAGCTATCCCCAACTATGCAGCCTCCATACTCTTGAGAGTTTCCTCACGAATTAGCTCAAAGACTTGTCGATGAAGCTGGGTAAACTCGCTAGATAAGGTATCTTCAAAATGGCGGGGACGGGGCAAAGTATTCGAGATTTCAGCCTTGATGCGCCCTGGCTGGACTCCCATCACACAGATCCGATCGCCCAGAAAAAGGGCTTCTTCAATATCGTGAGTCACAAAGATAACGGTTGTGTTGAGATCGCTCCAAATATCGAGCAGAAGTTGTTGCATCATGTGACGAGTTTGGGCATCCAACGCCGCAAAGGGTTCGTCCATGAGCAATACTGAAGGTGAATTTACCAATGCCCGAACAATACTCGCTCGTTGCTGCATTCCTCCAGAAAGCTGACTCGGATAGCTGTTGCGATGCTTATACAACCCCACTCTATTTAAGTAATCATTGACTAGAGCCGTCCGCTCTGCCTTTGCCATTCCCCGAATCTTTAAACCAAACTCAACGTTTTCAAAGGTAGTTTTCCAAGGCAACAAAGAATATTGCTGAAACACAAAACCGCGATCGGCCCCCGGACGCACAACCGGAACTCGATCGACCATGACATAGCCTTCAGTTGGCTTAACAAAACCTGCAATAACGTTGAGCAAGGTTGATTTACCGCATCCAGAAGGCCCCAATAAACAGACAAATTCACCTGGCTGAATCTGAAGCTGAATTGACTCTAAAACTGGGTTAACCAGCCCTCGTCGCCGAAACGTCACGGAAAGCCCTTCTACCTGAACAGCACCCTTGGTTGTGTTGTGTTGCTGAGTTTGCTGCATTAACATAGCTCACTTAATCCTTATTCCAAACTTACTGCGCTAAAAATCCTGCTTTTTAATGACTCGCCACGGCATCAAGGCATTCATTGCATGGCTCACTGCCCAAGAACTGAATGCACCCATACCGCCAATGAGCAGCATCCCCATTACGATCGGCGGATAGTTCGAGGTGACATAAGACTCCCAGGTTATATAGCCGACACCATAGCGACCTGCTAGAATTTCGGCTGTCACTAGACAAAACCAGGCATTGCCCATGCCGATCGTTAAGCCACTTGCAATACTGGGCAAAGAACCGGGAATCACAATATCTTTGAAAGTGTGCCAGGGTTTTGCACCCAGACATTGCCCCACCCGAATCAAAACCATGTCGCTCAAAGTACTTTCAACCCCTTTGATCGTGCTAATCAAAATCGGGAAGAATGCCCCAATAAAAGTGATGTAAACCATGCCTGACTCGGCGTTAGGAAACATCAAAATCGCTAGGGGAATCCAAGCAACTGCCGGAATGGGTCGGAGAAGTTCCAAAGCTGGCATCGTTAAGTCTTCAACCTTCTCAAACCAACCAATGAGAACACCTAAAACCACACCCAAGCAAGCTCCAATTACATACCCCAGCATTACTCGCAAGATGCTTGCCCAGATATGAACACCCGGATTTCGAGACAAGAAAATAACTGTTGCCTGAAAAACTTCGATCGGGGATGGAACAAACTGAAAGTTGATCAACAGGTTGAAATTTAGGGCGCAGAGCAACTGCCACCCGCCAAAAAATATCACCAAGGAAATAAGTTGCCGAATCGATCGCTGACTTGAAAACCCACCAATTCCACCAGACAGAAACCAGTTCATCCAGCGTTGGTTGGCACGTTTCCCAGCTTGGGACGTTGTGACCGCCATATTTGAACCTCGATTAAACCTCAATTGAACGTTTGTAGAGGAAAGATTGACCTATAACAAACCCTAGAAAAATACAGATTGGCAGTTACCTTAAACTGCTTCACTCATCAAAATCTGTATTCAGACCTTCAGCAACAGAGCAATCATTATGTATGTTATTCATGCACCTTTCACGAATGAACACTATTCGATCGGAGCTCATAATCCTTCTATAGCAAAAGGCAGAAGGCAGAAGGCAGAAGGCAGAAGGAAAAACCTTATAAAAACAAAGGTTCTGGCTTTTCATCTCGCCTTAACCGCCAAGGCGGTTGCTATAGTTCCAATTCTCTAAATACTGGCTACAACTCGAAACCCAAAAATAGGAATGAACTGTAGCATTCCAAATTACGAATTAGGGACGATGAACTACAAAAATGGATGATGAATTCCTACCGGGCTGCTCCAAGTAGCATTGCTTTACGAGCATACATTTGTTGAATTTCTCTAAATGCTGTTATCTGCCCTCCGTTTACTGCTGCAAATTTTTGAGCATCTGATTCTAGGAGGAATGCGGATAGCTCATCTCCTTTGGTGACAAAGTAGGAGTTTTCTGCAAAGAGTTTCCAACCGTTGTTGCGATCGTGAACAAATATAGCATCAGCTGTTTTTCCTTCCGCTTGCAGTTTTGCTAACGCTTTGACCATATTGCTAATTGAGGCAAAGTTCGTTACAGTAGACTCCC
The genomic region above belongs to Phormidium ambiguum IAM M-71 and contains:
- a CDS encoding LysR family transcriptional regulator, with protein sequence MEIYQLRVFLEVAKYLSFTEAADALNLTQPAVSAKIRSLEAELKTSLFHRLGRRVELTLVGQYLLDKGPELVNLEARLTQEIEEIKRGKLSSLKVGCISATADHWLPTLLFRYRQQYPQVQTQCVQFNWPDQLHRAITSGEIDVAISDLSFSGFDEISETIIDTIQYSLVVSASHPLVKQSWLSLKELRNQPWVLPPEGFPNRIILDKRLEELGINWSSFSKVEVADSPNLIRTYLLEGYYLSFASNLEFQIEQQTNLLKMMPLEEFALGTPLFLLLPKRFSACLESCHQPSLNKNQELEPIQNFVKLAREGIQPFGKGMTKNVRGDRSIASQTTNSAPNINQSSHPLITRFQSPSFQARSHTAQSATTPTKTLTLTIGIQNHTIQTATAGLIMQRLGLLEHFLPREGRYSGTQYQIQWWNYSSGAPIVEGLHSKQIDIGVLGDYPLLLSAVQQNIETLAETRLISFVASNPDGAGNDVIVPHRSLLNSFEDLKGRVIAVPFSSAAHGMMMRSLYRKQLLDDVRLTSIDTLNPHSANKRTHLVDGYAYFAPFHEIAKHKGGFRRLLEGDRDRLPTFHGVVVQQALTEVYPEVVVAYLKALLAAQYWYTTNPLAPTLVSRWIDLDAAIVSKTLYVEGQNHAEGIFFPETQIRLDWINEHIRQLTMITGNEHLSQINLDRWVQAEFLEKAMATL
- a CDS encoding ABC transporter ATP-binding protein, encoding MLMQQTQQHNTTKGAVQVEGLSVTFRRRGLVNPVLESIQLQIQPGEFVCLLGPSGCGKSTLLNVIAGFVKPTEGYVMVDRVPVVRPGADRGFVFQQYSLLPWKTTFENVEFGLKIRGMAKAERTALVNDYLNRVGLYKHRNSYPSQLSGGMQQRASIVRALVNSPSVLLMDEPFAALDAQTRHMMQQLLLDIWSDLNTTVIFVTHDIEEALFLGDRICVMGVQPGRIKAEISNTLPRPRHFEDTLSSEFTQLHRQVFELIREETLKSMEAA